In Leguminivora glycinivorella isolate SPB_JAAS2020 chromosome 19, LegGlyc_1.1, whole genome shotgun sequence, a single genomic region encodes these proteins:
- the LOC125236847 gene encoding protein D2-like: MFRILIYSFICLVAGNGNVSTKECSSVRKVFIKSRIVPDVIPVPPKDLACVKYPNVIVNKGNAINPLEAQVPPNITWKADPHKYYIVFLVDPDAPSPELPIFRLFNHWIVGNIPGNNVAAGEDLTFYVGPTPPPVPVTAFHRYVFLVYKQPKKLNFGSPLILSLSRLKFSLEKFVKKFCLGTPIAGNFFRSRLIDAIPLL, translated from the exons atgtttcgGATACTGATATATTCTTTCATTTGTTTGGTAGCGGGTAATGGAAACGTGTCAACGAAAGAGTGTTCGTCTGTGCGGAAGGTTTTCATCAAAAGCCGTATTGTTCCCGATGTCATCCCGGTGCCTCCGAAGGATCTTGCCTGC GTGAAGTATCCCAATGTGATCGTAAACAAGGGAAACGCTATCAACCCTCTCGAAGCCCAGGTCCCACCAAACATCACCTGGAAGGCCGACCCTCACAAATACTACATCGTTTTCCTGGTTG ACCCCGACGCCCCCTCTCCAGAGCTGCCAATATTCAGGTTATTTAATCATTGGATCGTCGGCAACATCCCCGGCAACAATGTAGCTGCTGGAGAAGACCTGACCTTCTACGTCGGCCCTACGCCTCCACCGGTACCG GTCACCGCCTTTCACCGCTACGTGTTCTTGGTGTACAAACAACCCAAAAAACTCAATTTCGGGTCTCCACTTAT ATTGAGTCTTTCACGACTAAAATTCTCCCTTGAGAAGTTCGTGAAAAAGTTCTGCTTAGGGACTCCAATCGCAGGCAACTTCTTCAGATCCCGTTTGATAGATGCCATTCCTTTGctttaa